The Elaeis guineensis isolate ETL-2024a chromosome 11, EG11, whole genome shotgun sequence genomic interval cggctgattgacggctgcatcctgcccgaggtcatccagaggattgatcgtgcCGATCTCGAACAGTGGGTTTGAGACTCCCTAGGGTCTTTTCTCGAGGTAAATAAATTCACCTTCCCccttctcctcgctccttcatttaattagcttctcaactttcattctgacctcctagccgcccttgcagatcgggcaccagctccttgccaatatcgaggtgacgaactAGGCGACAAGGGACGTCATCCAGATGGAGGAGAGTcgccgggccgaagtcgctcgcctcaaagaaaaggcagccgaggtagtcaccctccaagaggccctggagaaagaaaagcagtcctggagaaagagaagcagaccttggaagagatggtgaggaaggcgaaggccgaggtcgcaaatttggcggagcagatcccgatcctagtctcggaggccagggttctagcgtggaggagttcaaggcctctacagagatgagggacctgaacgtcaagttcggccaggaggcattcatcaaaggattcgagctctgccaggagaaggtggtcaggaaattttcgagctcgatctcagcttcttgggcgagacaTCTAAAGATGAAACCGGTCCCTCTCCCATTGCTACTGCCACTGCAGCCCCCCTttcggggacaccgagctccccaactcctacttcagaggtctgagacctctgactttgtatttttcttttattgtaatttttcttttccctcttgtctttaagaaacattcaatcaataaaattaggtTTCTCCTTttagagggcttctccactctgctcctcttttttttattttgctttatgcaatgagatgtgccttgatgcttttgtctcccgatggtagtgtcctgccgaagcgcttcccttgccacaggaatTTGCTGAAGTCcgcgatccaacgtctgaagaagaaagttcatcatttaacaaaaaggttgaAAGAGATGGATgagagcttcgcaggttgagggagagccactctgaagccaccgcggaggccaaccctttcggaacctccacgtgaaggggatcatggagtacagtcggaggaaagtgaacttcgagagggagctcgaggaacacaagaagcgtgccagcgactgatcttggctcaagctgccaagatcagttctctcgagtggagctgtcggctgcacaagagaggattagccagttggaaggaagctcgtcccagCTTCCGACTCGGGCTGACTGTgacgagaatggtcgaagaaggtctccgaccttcagcaacagctctaggatgtcgaggcgagctatgacgcgtaccgggccggctggtgcaagcaggtggatgaatacagggggaagctcaggatggcgaccgatgagattgctcgccttcaaaggcagctagctgaaggggctcagtttgctcccgttcagggtcccgacgaactccaatccctgagaagaatcgtagaagagctatccatcgcccttggggaggggaaggtcgaactgcagcaattgaagatccagctggtgtacgagcagcgggcagtcaaggagcGGAGGtgaaatctgaggtcctgagaaagaggcatcgagaggtggagaacgaaagccagcaacttcatcgaagatatatggagatgctaatgagagagaaggaattggaagaagaagtcgaaagcttaaggcactccctgatgagggtcgaagccgaaagtccgaaGTTGggagaagccgggcccccttagggctctttttgtctttcgtcctcctatgtgtcttcttttgccgcttgtttgtttgtcggtgttgttgcttttctttttctttttgatgccgatgtcgtcaGGAGGTTCTTGGGCATCGCCGCATCGGCTTgcttttttgtcatctttcttcttcagctcaagggctctgtaatgcacattttgccaatgaaatgaaaaagtttttgttacctcttttactcatgtgtcgaattgtcatttgccgagcttccttcAGCTTTTTCATTGTCCGATATTGATGCCGTTCGGAAGTACCcgatcgccgtcgcattgacccgtccttctgtttatggccgctgatttgtccggaaccactcgggtttgacacctccttttagagttcaagctaggaggtccgggcttatcgtcgccctgaggaagccgccttatctctggctcgtgttgagagctttcttgaagatcgagaattttgataagaaccccaatccttactGAGACaaggttccttgcatctttgatgcaatttatttttcattcatcgctgatgcagtccgttactttcctttttaactcccctcccttgttcttttcttttttcgagtgaggttttccctctgctcttggtggggtcatgGGGTGCGAAgggtcgctgggaaggttccttcttcctatctggtcttaaatgaccagatcttgactggcgtcaggacggggttcttccctatttctgacataatctatttagctcaggttaggatgaggtcctcctctttcgctaacagggctatgggggtgcatatggacgCTGCGGGGTTCTCCCCCCACCGTCTGAGTGTAACcgtgccttcgactttgctcatgttagggcgagttcTCCCTCCCTCgcttctgtccctaacatggctgtgtagGGGGGCGCCATAATGGGTGCTGctggggcctctcccccatccggtctaagggtaaccgggccttcgactttgctcatgttaggcgaggttctcctcctgtccctaacatggctgtgggggcacatatgggcgttgcagggcctctccccccatccgatctaaggagaaccaggCCCTCGACTTtgctatgttagggcgaggttctcctcctatccctaacatagctgtggggggcatatgggcgctgtttggcctctccccccatcggtctaaggagaatcgggccttcgactttgctcatgttagggcgaggttctcctcctatcctaacatggctgtgggggtgcatatgggtgctatttggcctctccccccatccggtctaagggtaaccgggccttcgactttgcccaatTAGGGTTTTTtttgttgtccgaaggggtcgtcccctgtcgttacaagtccgtgccaaaaagaaaagatgtgtagatctgaaaagaatcttgatttaaagtagagtcgttcgttatacatttacaagttttcaaaccctagtgctgtggaaggtctgcttcctgtcaaggtcctccagagatggagttgatgatcccgattggaggccgatctctaggctgctcttccctccttggcggctagCTGCGGCAGGGCCTTGGCCGATCttttctaccctcaggccggcgtcgaatgaacctatcaagtcgacctcgttggatgagctcctcgatctcatctcgagctggatgcattcctccatgtcgtggctgtggtcatgatggtagaggcagaacttgttaggattgcgcttctcgGGTGCGtggcatcctctctggccttgggagctgctctctacctccatcaacacctgggttttcgatgcgttgaggggggcatagctgcgaatcttcctgggggagagccccacgaGCCCGGTGCTCCGAGCTTCCTTGCCTGCATGCtcgggaggagtctggacgcgcttgtgcccggaggagttcgagaacgtggcgagcttctctcggccctttttcgactgcggcttactcgagtctctcgcCTGTCGTCTctacggtctcctcatccttcatttgaaggcttcttccgctcgggcgtacccttcggcccgagccaataggtagcaaaatccctgggatacttcttttccagggagaataaaaggtcattcttctgaaggccgcctttcagggcggccatcgctacgattggtccaagttcggacctccaacgcggcgacattgaaacggttgatgtaggccgaataactctccctccctctgcttgatgttgatgagggactccgaacccttccaggaCGCCGNNNNNNNNNNNNNNNNNNNNNNNNNNNNNNNNNNNNNNNNNNNNNNNNNNNNNNNNNNNNNNNNNNNNNNNNNNNNNNNNNNNNNNNNNNNNNNNNNNNNtgggagatcgtggatcgagatgacgtcgaccttcaaagttCGATGGAATGAGAACCAGATCGACccgttcactaaagccctggcgataaaggagttcgacaaccacaagtcgaagatgggtattagatactggccgagtggctttaggacaagtgggagttgttgaaaaatatgtcccaaaaatgaatcgtcagcctgttgacggttgagcaatcttgtatggtaattgatttgttaataataaaatatatttgatatttttatcataaactttaatcttctaatgaactccgttgttatgatgaagtccttaggactatttagattcgataaagagaggatttatcgattagtccttaaaactgttcacgaccaaatgatagactattaataaagacgacagcttctatcgagcataggtcgctgtaggtcttataggttggttatcctcttaaccaaggagtgtggagatactggtatggcatacaggtaagatgtaagggtatatcgtcattgaatgtgaccaactccagagaattctgctgtcgagaatgactctgatgggatataggtataagtgtcccttagacctgagatcacctcagtgagttgcaagcaactcactgtgctttggtactggactaactgaatttttaattcagtgacggaaagcttctgagcatagtcaagtacttgcaaagtcagaatgtgatcgagatgggattgaccactccaagagttggagaagaatgagtcactgtatttcaatttagcaaaaccttggccaggataatctatcagatgaatttgatattttgaaatacaatgtggacaacctgatcagagttgacagttgaactctgaggtgtcctatgatcattttggttaagaggatgaattatatggaaactatatccgcatgggttctaaagatgttgttctacacattcgacctatccgatcgtcgggtaccattgctagatgatcacttcgattggtataaaaatttattcctgtactactggcttaggttcggacctatgaggtcaaatacattagagttcatgattcgatcggatggttgatcaacgattaagaaaagTTCTagcgttaaatgatcaatacgattgacatttgacctaatgcaagtgttgcaggaggatcgattggcaattcgattgctaattggcttaatttgattaagacaatgggctgagattaagtctatttgaatatgatttaatttggtttggacttgattggatcaagtctaattggtttattggataagccaagtgcaaggaaaaaaactagtcctagttcaattaggacttgggtcaacctaatttctaatttgattaaaaaattaaatcagatactaaatctaatttaatctaattaaattagattcttaatttggttaagacctattttaattgggttgatctaattttgatttgatttgatttgagaaactaaattaaaacaagtcataagacagaatcctagtaagactaggattccaccttgtgccgcataagcccccccacaccctctctcttatttcatgccaatcttctcttattttgtgtgacaaaagccctctcccagatcttttctacatccaaaaggtttcctctcttttttcatacatggaaagtggttgtggatcaaatcaaagtagaaataagtttagatttcaaattctatgagatagagttttagaagtccaaaactcttttctttttgcaccgaatttatccaaattttttttaagatttttatagcttttagggcatacattatgcaccctttgctggttgtccatgcatgaaaataaggaggaggtgcccaagagttggacgcctcttatcttgtcatgtttggataagccttgactaggtatttgacctagacaaggactctatcatatctctctctataaaatgagtttcttcatgaaatttttataaaacatagatatttgagaggcctttaggtcatccaaaaatcagagagaaagacctttgggtcgtggagatataatagacacaagacagggtgtctaggagagagtaaagagaagaagaagagggtcttcttctaggattgttagtttcatctcttttcttcctccatcttgagtttgtctgagagcatctcagatctaaaactcctcctcctacttctcatctttggaagagcccaaatcaagaagaaggaggcatctgatcaaccatcgaaaaaggatcagtgcagtactagcatactgtgctgattttctgaagtaggacttctggttgagattcgtgggctcgtgtggatgattcctagagatcggacgtatgtgtgatttgcaacatcatcttcaagcctgaatcagcaaggttagaacatctaactttcaagataatagatctgatctattgtttaatacatacattagatgtagtatagaaacatgttgatatgacaacatgtagctcatgctctatatattttaatttttaatttagtgctatgtaataatcatgtaataggatcttagatctagagattctctgattttagaaaataaattttgatttattttagtcttccgctatctgatcttaaaaaagtttcaagatctaaccctgaaatcctagatctggttcctacacttagGTCTTCAAACTTTTTTTGATACTTTTCTACAATGCTGGTATGGACTAATTTGTTGAATTCTTTGATTAGCTGCTTAATACTATTATTGTCAAACCTTCTGCATACTACCTCTACTAATTCCTCCCAGTTCAGGGTTGGATTGTCAATGAAATATCCCTCCTTCCATTTGTGTGCCTTTATTATAAAATACATTATGGCTATCTCAACCCAATGGATAACAAGTATTtggtatattttaaaatattattcacaTTTGCTGCCCCATTCCCTAGATTTTTCTCCACTGAAAGTGGGCAACTCCAACTTTGGGTAAGGTAAGTGGAAGTGGGTTCTATTTTGGGAATCTCCAATCTTATCCAAGTGATGGTATGGCATGGGCAGTATCCCTTAGCCCCTATTTTCAGCTGCTGTGACTGAGGAACTGATGCCAGGTTGTTCAGTTGTACTCATTCTTCCATTTTTCATGGCTAATGAGGTGTTGTTTGCAGTGAAGGAAGGAGTAGGTTGGGCAACTAATGGTTGAGGTGCAATTAGCTTCAGCAACTGCTCATGCCTACGATTTTATTCTTACATCATAATCTCATGCCTCCTTGTTGCCTCAATCTGCAAAGCTTCATATCTCTATTTTTCTTCTAACTGTATCTCATCTAATTGTCTTGCCAACTCTCCTATTTTAATGTTATATTCATTTGTCACTTGCTATAATCTTTCTTCAATGTGACTGTGGCATTCAGTAGTGAGTGTttgcattttttttctaaaattttaaggtTTTCACTGATTTCCTTCAATCTGGTTTTCTTTACCATTTCTTCTTCTTCACTCCAATTTAACTGATTAAGGTGTTTGGATCAGTTTCTATTTTTAACCCCTATTTTGACTCTTTGAAAATGGTATGAGTAATTTTCATAAATACTTGTTGGTTTTTATCTGTTCCTACTTCCTGGCAACAGTAAATCCAGTTAAGATGGTCGATAATGATCTAATAAGGTCAGGTTGCTATTTCTAACTTATTGGAACAATAATCATTCTACAAAGATCTTGATACATTCTCCATATCAGTTACCTCTATACCTATTGGAAGGTGATTCAAGAATTTGAGGGTTACCTGCTGCAACCAGCAATCGATCTGTATGAACTAGTAGATCTGCTTCAAATTTGCTTTCAATCTTCTCTAATCCGATGTCGATCACTGTGGATCTACTACTGATCTGATCTGCTGCCTATCTTCAGTCGATTCTACTGCTGATCTGATAAGTTGCCAGCTTGATCTAGTGCCATCTGGTCTGTTGCCGTTCTGATATGTTGCCGATCTACTGTGGATCTATTGCAGTACTATTAGAAAGTGGTAGTTCAGTTGTAGCAAGACTCCATGCCTCAGATCCAAGACTCTACTGCTCTGATACCAAGTTGTAATGTCCCAAATCTCCAATGGTGGAAATCCGTGTGCTCCAATGGTGAGAATTCTGCTAGGTGATCTGGTAAGAAGAATTCTCAGGTTTGGGAAGATAATAGAAAGAAAATTTGGATATTAGAGAGGAACATTTGAGCTGGAAAGAGGAGAGAAGAGGAAGATAAGCAGAAGGGGATCTGAGATCAGAGAAAGGAAGGGGGAAGAGAAAATTTGAGGAGGAAAATCTGTTATCACTTCATTACATTGTTTTCCATCTGTTACAtcctatttatatccatattttgatgaaatttatAAAGGAATTAATGGGCTATTTTGGTCTGGCTTAACGACTCCGGGTCTGGGCCGCTATCGCTTGGCCTAGGCCACCGATTCATCTCTTCTCTGCGTGCTAGTCCGACACCAGTCTGAGTATTTAAGGATTTCTGGTCCTCTCTGGAGGTCTCTATATCCTTCTATCCACCTCTCCTCCTCTATTCTCCTGTGTAAACCATAGCCACCGCTTAGGGTTGAGCTCTGCCACTGCTGGCCGATGCTCGAAAGTCCTTTGTTTCACCTCTCCTTCCCCTCCTCCGGCGTGGGTTCGGCAGATAAGCCCTTTTCCTCCTTGTTTTTACCATTTTCCACCTCTTCCTCTACTAAAGTTCtcattttttcttaatttattgTCTCAGGTGCTACAAAATCAcgcaaaatgaaaagaaaatgaaacttGAATACAATACAGCAAATGgttaaaaaagattaaatctaTATCAAATATTAAAACAAGTGGAAATGAATAAGTGTGTCTTCTAGTTCGAAGCCCATTCTAACCCGGTTGTCTTAAAACAAGGGTAGTCCTCTTCAAGGACTAGACTATAAACTCCAAAGACAAGGCCGTCATCACCTTCGATGGAACGCTTCAGGACAGGTTACGATCAAAGATCGGAGGGTGGAGATGAGAGGGGGAAGCATCTTGCTTCCTCCTAAttccattcaaaaaattaaaaaaaaagttatatcaaatattaaactaaaataaaataataatagtaGACTTGAGGTAAAGTGCAAAATACAAACATGtttgataaaattaaatcctcaaaaaaacaaaaaaaaaaatcggcaAAAGAAGGAAAATTAGATAAGAACAATAAAAAGTGAAAACAAAAGTTAGAATCGATTACAAAGGACCAGATGCTAAAGTCTACCCTCTGACCGTGTTTAAGTTTTCCATAATGTGACGActattattgtttttttttttttttttggtaagagacGACTATTATTGTTGCTGACCTGAACGTGGCTTTGTGCCTTATGGCAGCTTCCTAAACTGCGCTGCATTGATCTCCCAAGGCGACACCCACCCGGACGGCTCCATTGCCAAGCGTTGGCGCCTGTGCACCGTCCAACAAGTGGAAGACCTCAAGGCCTTGATCCGAATCTCCCCCCTCTGGACGTCGGGCGTCGTCGTCAGCGTGCTAATTGCCACCCAAAACAGCCTCACCGTCCTCCAGGCCCTCACCATGGGCCGTTCCCTCGGCCATCACTTCACCGTCCCCGCGGGCTCCTTGCAAGTCGTCACCCTCACCGCCACGGCCATCTTCCTCTCCCTCCTCGACCGCCTCCTCCTCCCACTGTGGCACTTCCTCACCGACCACATCCCCACGCCCCTCCAGCGCATCGGCGTGGGCCATGTGCTCAATGCCGCCGCCATGGCAGCCTCCGCATTGGTCGAGCGGAGGCGGTCCGCCATCGTGCACGCACGCCACGCCGAGGGCCAGGCCGGGTGGATCGTGCCCATGTCGGCCCTGTGGCTCATGCTGCCACTGGCGATGACCGGAGCTGCCGAGGCGCTGCACTTTCCAGGCCAGGTAGCGCTCTACTACCAGGAGTTCCCCCAGTCGCTACGGAGCATGGCAACAGCAATGGTCGGCCTGATCATTGCCGCCGGCTTTTACCTGAGCACAGCCGTTGTCGGCTTGATCCGGAGGGCCACAAATTGGCTGCCAGATAACATAAACACCTCAAGGTTGGAGTATGCGTACTGGTCGATTGCTGTGCTGGGGATGATCAACTTTGGATATTATCTACTCTGTGCAAACCTTTACAAGTACCGGAGAGTAGCTGACATGGGTGAACCTAATCAAAGATAGAAAGCCACCCTTGTCATCTGAGATTATGATCGACCCAGGAAGAGAGATCACGGTTCTTGTTATATATATGTAGCTTTCATGCGTGTGATAATACATATGCTGCGACAAAGAAAACTGAAAAATAAGAATGTTTTCTATgccttgatcatttttctttgtTTGTGTGGTTTATTGTGGTCTAGATCTCTTCAATTATTATTTGGCTTCTTTGGCCCTTTCTTTTGCCAGATATCTAGGCATGTATACGGTTATCTGAACGCTGCATAAGAGATGACAGATTCAGGATAAGACCATGGAAAATGACCTGACCCATTAGGCATCCACATTGAATGTCAAGTATGTTGATACTCACATATTTCGAAGTCTCTAGCTTGCTGCAAAAACTACATTGCTGATACAATTTGATCGATgttaaaggatttttttttttttttttttttttttaaatcaggaTTATACAACACAATCAGAAACCTGAAGAAGTTTGCAGGAAATTTCCCTGCTAATTACGGCACATTAAAATCACACATCAAGGGTCTTATTTTCTTCCACCGATCATACCTTGGCTGGATGCAGTGGACAAACTAGGTGCTGTGCTGCCTGTCTTAAGACTTGCATCCGCATTTCTCAAGTCTATCAGATCCTCAAATAATCTATTTGTTTCTGGCCCAATCGGCCTGAGGGTTGCATTCGTCCTTTCCGTAGTGGCAGATGGGGTGCCATTAATTCTGGAACCAGATGAATTATAGTACTCTGGAGGCATACATTTGGTGCATGAGTAGCAGTATTTACCTGTGTTTCCCCAGTGGTGGATCGGCGCTATTAATTCTAGAACCAAATGAATTAAAGTACCGTGGAGGCATAGAAGCATTTCGCCCTTAAAAGAAGCAGTAGGGGCACTAGACGCAAAGGAATTGGTCTTGGCATTTGAACGGTTGGACATGGTAGGGGTGGATAACTAGAATTATGGAGTACCCGAGGCTGAGTCTGATGTTGAGACTGAGCTTTGGGGGTGAAGTGGAGGGGGAGCTTGAGGTCGGGGCTGAGCCCAGGGGGCGACACGACTGCTGCAGGGAATGAATCTTTGGTTTACAGCGTAGGCCTTGGGATTGTAAGGATACCTGTCCATTTGGAGAAACAGATACAgtagactcaaatcaaatttgaggcAGAGGTGTTACGGAAGCACGGGGCTATGGCAACCCCTCTTATTGGCTCAAACGAACAGGTGACAAACGGTCGTATGTCATGTAGGATTTTTCCCACAAAACATACAAGGCGTAAAAGGAATTTTGCTTCGTACAGATGCAAGTAATCCAGGATTCTTAAAACTTCTAATTTAATAAATAAGCTCAACATTATTTCAAACTCAATTCATATTAATCACAtaacattatttttataaaaaaaaaaaaaaaatacttctaaATCCTAATCCTTCCA includes:
- the LOC140852505 gene encoding protein NRT1/ PTR FAMILY 2.6-like, with the translated sequence MGRSLGHHFTVPAGSLQVVTLTATAIFLSLLDRLLLPLWHFLTDHIPTPLQRIGVGHVLNAAAMAASALVERRRSAIVHARHAEGQAGWIVPMSALWLMLPLAMTGAAEALHFPGQVALYYQEFPQSLRSMATAMVGLIIAAGFYLSTAVVGLIRRATNWLPDNINTSRLEYAYWSIAVLGMINFGYYLLCANLYKYRRVADMGEPNQR